In Malus sylvestris chromosome 15, drMalSylv7.2, whole genome shotgun sequence, a single genomic region encodes these proteins:
- the LOC126602196 gene encoding RING-H2 finger protein ATL38-like, producing the protein MKYTIHAVLLWTLSFLLLSQLITAQTTPPPQPKTNGSSSPKFNLKMAVVMVVLVVAFFILGFLSVYTRQCAQTRLQGRVDLALRNGSLMARGLDPAVIETFPAFIYSDVKALKLGQGALECAVCLQEFQDHETLRLIPKCDHVFHPDCIDTWLLSHSTCPVCRAYLVPKPGEEPYTWVDPNEEDIESGQSDTAPCRAEASPPSLPSHMPPRQVSVRIVEDQIKEEESPSPAPPVFINLVNGSEAYNQRGPPRSRSTGFGPPRSRSTGMRFTRVLFPRSHSTGHSLVKPGENVEKFTLRLPDEVRAQLVNSALIRSRSNNVAFPRAGIVRKDIRSESGRGKSPGLFERFDPSSRSNLSGRSGRWAFSMLPPFVSRNGSVRNQSGDNDVATQSAAEPSELISAPLDHIGGDERSTDTLRPKDQV; encoded by the coding sequence ATGAAATACACCATTCATGCAGTCTTGCTATGGACGCTCAGCTTCCTCCTGTTGTCGCAGCTGATCACTGCGCAAACCACACCGCCTCCTCAGCCGAAAACCAACGGCTCAAGCTCGCCGAAATTCAACCTCAAGATGGCGGTGGTAATGGTGGTTCTCGTAGTTGCATTCTTTATCTTGGGCTTCCTCTCCGTCTACACCCGTCAGTGCGCCCAGACCCGCCTCCAGGGGCGCGTTGACCTCGCCCTTCGAAACGGCTCCCTCATGGCGCGTGGCCTTGACCCCGCTGTCATCGAAACCTTCCCTGCTTTCATATACTCCGACGTCAAGGCGCTCAAGCTCGGCCAGGGCGCTCTGGAATGTGCCGTATGTTTACAGGAGTTTCAAGACCATGAAACGCTGCGTTTGATCCCCAAGTGTGATCACGTATTCCACCCCGATTGTATTGACACGTGGCTTCTCTCTCACTCGACTTGCCCTGTTTGCCGGGCTTACCTGGTTCCTAAACCCGGAGAAGAACCGTACACTTGGGTTGATCCGAATGAAGAGGATATCGAGTCGGGTCAATCTGACACTGCGCCGTGTAGGGCAGAAGCATCACCACCTTCGCTACCGTCGCATATGCCACCCCGCCAAGTGTCAGTTCGGATAGTGGAAGATCAAATCAAAGAGGAGGAATCTCCATCTCCAGCACCTCCAGTGTTTATTAATCTGGTGAATGGAAGTGAAGCCTACAATCAAAGAGGCCCACCTCGGTCTAGGTCAACGGGTTTTGGACCGCCTCGGTCGAGATCAACCGGGATGCGATTTACCAGAGTATTATTTCCACGATCACATTCGACCGGACACTCGCTGGTTAAACCGGGTGAGAACGTCGAAAAGTTTACACTAAGGTTACCGGACGAGGTACGGGCTCAACTTGTGAATTCAGCCTTGATTCGTAGCAGGAGTAACAACGTGGCATTTCCAAGGGCCGGCATTGTGAGAAAAGATATAAGAAGTGAGAGTGGGCGTGGAAAAAGCCCCGGTTTGTTTGAGCGGTTTGACCCAAGTTCGCGGTCCAACCTGTCGGGGAGATCAGGCCGTTGGGCTTTCTCAATGTTGCCGCCTTTCGTGTCTAGAAACGGGTCTGTTAGGAACCAAAGTGGTGATAACGACGTTGCAACCCAGTCGGCAGCCGAGCCATCGGAATTGATTAGTGCACCGTTGGACCATATTGGCGGCGATGAACGGTCAACTGATACCTTACGGCCAAAGGATCAAGTCTAA